One genomic region from Jilunia laotingensis encodes:
- a CDS encoding glycoside hydrolase family 43 protein, with protein MKIKFISIITILLSLWSCNQSRTKEITYSNPLSVSFGDPYILAASDGRYYMYGTSGEKGFRAYSSDDLTDWKEEGLVYQGGTDQSWNVDCFWAPEVYERGGKYYLWYSANWKQNPTNEEENFRIGVAVADKPTGPFKDLNDGPVFDPGYPVIDANLLFDDKTGKVYLYYSRCCYKHPVESEIASLAKEKGWYDEIEESWIYGVELKPDYSGIIGEPKVMLCPPASLDDKQAEWESRSVTSQEANRRWTEGSFIFERNGLYYMMYSANFFGGADYAVGYATSESPLGPFKKSDHNPVLQKNITAGGDVTGTGHNMVLTLSDGQMLCVYHGRTKKTGKNRVVFIDKMEVQPNGELAVHGPTTQALTLNVPVGK; from the coding sequence ATGAAGATCAAATTTATTTCAATTATAACCATTTTACTGTCTCTCTGGAGTTGTAATCAGAGCCGGACAAAAGAAATAACTTATAGTAATCCGCTTTCTGTCTCTTTCGGTGATCCTTATATTCTGGCCGCCTCGGACGGAAGGTATTATATGTATGGAACTTCCGGAGAAAAAGGTTTCAGAGCTTATTCCTCTGACGATCTCACCGATTGGAAAGAAGAAGGGCTGGTGTATCAGGGAGGAACCGATCAGTCCTGGAATGTAGATTGCTTTTGGGCACCTGAAGTGTATGAGCGGGGTGGCAAATACTATTTGTGGTATAGTGCCAATTGGAAACAAAACCCTACCAACGAGGAAGAGAACTTCAGGATTGGCGTTGCGGTGGCTGATAAACCAACCGGACCTTTCAAAGACTTAAATGATGGCCCGGTATTCGATCCCGGATATCCTGTGATCGATGCCAATTTATTGTTTGATGACAAAACGGGCAAGGTATATCTTTACTATTCACGTTGTTGCTACAAACATCCGGTAGAGAGTGAAATTGCATCTTTGGCAAAAGAGAAAGGCTGGTATGACGAGATTGAAGAAAGTTGGATTTACGGAGTGGAATTGAAACCCGATTATTCGGGCATCATCGGTGAGCCAAAAGTGATGCTTTGTCCTCCCGCCTCTCTCGATGATAAGCAGGCTGAATGGGAAAGCCGTTCGGTGACCAGCCAGGAAGCTAATCGCCGATGGACGGAAGGATCGTTTATTTTCGAACGAAACGGCCTGTATTATATGATGTATTCGGCCAACTTCTTCGGAGGAGCCGATTATGCTGTCGGATATGCCACCTCGGAATCTCCGTTAGGACCGTTTAAGAAGTCTGACCATAATCCGGTTCTTCAAAAGAACATAACAGCCGGGGGCGATGTGACAGGGACGGGGCATAATATGGTGCTTACCTTGTCCGACGGTCAGATGTTATGTGTCTATCACGGGCGCACAAAGAAGACAGGAAAGAA